A single genomic interval of Aphidius gifuensis isolate YNYX2018 linkage group LG6, ASM1490517v1, whole genome shotgun sequence harbors:
- the LOC122858623 gene encoding neuropeptides capa receptor-like, with protein sequence MYEMISADKNVTIEEMLNFLYENMTNYANLSEEDYLLRQFGPKYLSLKLVIPITIVYVTIFVMGIFGNVVTCWVIFRNPIMQTATNYYLFSLAVSDLMLLVLGLPFELRGFWQQYPWELGLGLCKLRSYVSETSSYVSVLTIVAFSMERYLAICHPLHLYAMSGLKRPLRFIIVAWLVALLAALPFAVYTKINYVEYPPGSGYYSEESAFCAMLLPNMPDFPLYELSCVIFFLIPLVLLIILYLRMTIVIKSTTLGRSIEGTVHGETRQTQSRKIVIRMLSAVVFTFFLSWFPFHAQRLLYVYDRSSSLADVNEWLYVFSGFLYYISTAINPILYNVMSAKYRSAFVQTLCCKPTINHFNRDEQSSMKETTLYRCGSCKSSQIARGRSKSVRYHLENSKEITIKYPDDESYNFQCERRCSNFESTSNHNQNTNESRKLSMIIRSNNRSNSRKNETAKLPGETHI encoded by the exons atgtacgaAATGATTAGTGCAGATAAAAATGTGACAATAGaagaaatgttaaattttttatatgaaaatatgacAAATTATGCAAATTTAAGTGAAGAAGATTATTTACTACGACAATTTGGTCCaaaatatttgtcattaaaattagTGATACcaataacaattgtttatgTTACAATATTTGTTATGGGAATATTTGGAAATGTTGTTACTTGTTGGGTTATATTTCGTAATCCAATAATGCAAACAgcaactaattattatttatttagtttagcTGTATCTGATTTAATGCTTCTTGTTCTTG GACTACCATTTGAACTGAGAGGCTTTTGGCAACAGTATCCATGGGAACTTGGCTTGGGATTATGCAAATTACGATCCTACGTATCTGAAAC ATCTTCTTACGTATCAGTATTGACAATAGTTGCCTTTTCAATGGAAAGATACTTAGCAATATGCCATCCTCTGCACCTGTATGCCATGAGTGGTCTCAAACGACCACTACGTTTTATAATAGTTGCATGGCTTGTGGCTTTGCTAGCTGCATTGCCTTTTGCTGTTTAtacgaaaataaattatgtcgAATATCCACCTG gtaGTGGTTATTATTCTGAAGAGTCTGCTTTTTGTGCAATGTTACTTCCAAATATGCCAGATTTTCCACTATACGAATTAAGctgtgtaatattttttttgataccaCTTGTGCTATTGATAATTCTATATTTACGCATgacaattgttataaaaagCACAACACTTGGACGAAGTATTGAAGGAACAGTTCATGGTGAAACGAGACAAACACAATCACGTAAAATTGTCATAAGAATGCTGA gtGCTGttgtatttacttttttcttgtCGTGGTTTCCATTTCACGCTCAACGTTTACTCTATGTTTATGACCGCTCAAGTTCACTTGCTGATGTCAATGAATGGCTCTATGTTTTTAgtggttttttatattacattaGTACAGCAATCAATCCAATTTTGTATAATGTCATGAGTGCTAAATACAGAAGTGCTTTTGTACAAACACTTTGCTGCAAACCAACAATCAATCACTTCAATAGAGATGAACAAAGTAGTATGAAAGAAACAACACTTTATCGTTGTGGTTCTTGTAAAAGTTCACAAATTGCACGTGGACGGAGTAAAAGTGTAAG GTATCACTTggaaaattcaaaagaaataaCAATCAAATATCCAGATGATGAAAGTTACAATTTTCAATGTGAAAGACGTTGTTCAAATTTTGAATCTACAAGTAATCATAATCAAAACACAAATGaatcaagaaaattatcaatgattatTCGTTCAAACAATCGTTCAAACAGTCGAAAAAATGAGACAGCAAAACTTCCTGGTGAAacacatatttaa